From the genome of Labrus bergylta chromosome 12, fLabBer1.1, whole genome shotgun sequence, one region includes:
- the kdm5c gene encoding lysine-specific demethylase 5C isoform X3: MEGEDFVPPPECPVFEPSWEEFLDPLGYIAKIRPIAEKSGICKIRPPQDWQPPFSVELDTFRFTPRIQRLNELEAETRVKLNYLDRIARFWEIQASSLKIPHIERRILDLYSLSKIVTDEGGFEMVCKERRWARVAQRLGYPPGKNIGSLLRSHYERIVYPFEMFQSGASMPHCKPKHYDGEDVDKEYKPHSIPLRQSVQPSKMSSYGRRANRCQPDPEPTEEDIEKNPELKKLQIYGAGPKMMGLGLVARDKGLRKKDELPQTVTIKEDLSPAPADTSVKAEPLEAPEKKSEGSTSSPEPPPPSLIVKTEVKKEEAEEENGKEKHEEDDKDGPFTKMTMRLRRNLNNPQCVDSFVCRMCGRGDDDEKLLLCDGCDDNYHTYCLLPPLTDPPKGNWRCPKCVAEEVKKPSEAFGFEQATREYSLQSFGEMADAFKADYFNMPVHMVPTELVEREFWRLVSSIEEDVTVEYGADIHSKEFGSGFPMDNGKRKLTTEEEEYARSGWNLNVMPVLEQSLLCHINGDISGMKVPWLYVGMVFSAFCWHIEDHWSYSINYLHWGEPKTWYGVPSVAAERLEGVMKKLTPELFECQPDLLHQLVTIMNPNILMSHGVPVVRTNQCAGEFVITFPRAYHSGFNQGYNFAEAVNFCTADWLPAGRSCIEHYRRLRRYCVFSHEELTCKMAASPEKLDLNLAAATHREMFIIVQEERKLRKGLMERGITEAEREAFELLPDDERQCDKCKTTCFLSALACLNCPERLVCLYHTQDLCNCPTEKLYLRYRYTLDELLAMLHRLKVRSESFDSWANRVKEALEQEEGNKIGIDDLEMLKKEAVERKFPDNELLRKLNTVVKDIERCQQTSSELLSNSKSSESKMTLAELKSLVETMQNLPCVIDQLEGVQAVLQTVEEFQSRAQALVSDRDWRRESPPAEQLQTLLEQGAKLPVVVPECDLLRGLKEQGHWLEEVRRTLGTEGGERQEVTLEVLRNLMEAGCNVPQSVSVETAMAELQELLTIAERWEEKAQICLEQRQKHPLSTLEAIVNEAQLIPVKLPNIQALQGCLTRARAWVTDLEEIQNGEHYPCLDDLEGLVAIGRDLPVFMQELRQLELQVASAHSWRDKATKTFLKKSSPHSLLEVLCPCAKRRERQGETQQLDDPLDDSDTNTLGLSAHDLRDPAAIVMAFKEGEHQEKETLLRLQQSNMCKSGFKTATRNEDKENGRWDDAMETDTSSQSENSVKENGNSNHTCTNPSQSVCVCGGQPRAPQLRCHLCKDWFHGGCVPFPSLLPTSGPPVNPLCWWDWDSRFLCPQCQRSRRPRLETILALLVALQRLPVRLPEGEALQCLTERAITWQGRAKEALETPELQEALERLQELKETLHCDTEKGEEEDLEKGTEGSSVIVLSDSDGGEGEEGVIDLTEESPKKKTKETNGTQVGCKNGISKKSNVTGVGSLMPLLPQLKGQVVELVPATRVKLEELQLEGDLLEVSLDQTLPIHRVLQAASLPSRESLHTLIQIELEEQRRTGRGRPKDSKRKRKGHRSSVGEGAGGRSLDASESKKTCPLSHSPFPHLPVQTHPETDFVM; the protein is encoded by the exons ATGGAAGGGGAAGACTTTGTGCCTCCTCCGGAGTGTCCAGTTTTTGAGCCATCATGGGAGGAGTTTCTGGATCCCCTGGGCTACATCGCCAAGATACGGCCAATTGCAGAGAAGTCTGGAATCTGCAAGATTCGACCTCCACAA GACTGGCAGCCACCGTTTTCAGTGGAGCTGGATACTTTCCGCTTCACACCTCGTATCCAGAGGCTCAATGAgttggag GCGGAGACCAGAGTGAAGCTGAATTATTTGGACCGCATTGCCAGGTTTTGGGAGATCCAGGCTTCTTCCTTGAAAATTCCACATATTGAACGTCGCATCCTTGATCTGTACAGCCTGTCTAAG ATTGTGACCGATGAAGGAGGTTTTGAGATGGTTTGTAAGGAACGGCGCTGGGCTCGTGTTGCCCAAAGGCTTGGCTACCCTCCAGGCAAGAACATTGGCTCTCTGCTGCGCTCGCACTACGAGAGGATCGTCTACCCCTTTGAAATGTTCCAGTCTGGTGCCAGCATGCCG CATTGTAAGCCAAAGCACTATGATGGTGAGGATGTGGATAAAGAGTACAAGCCACACTCCATCCCCCTGCGACAGTCTGTGCAGCCATCCAAAATGAGCAGTTACGGACGCAGAGCGAACCGCTGCCAGCCTGAT CCTGAACCTACAGAGGAGGACATAGAGAAGAACCCAGAGCTGAAGAAGCTACAGATCTATGGTGCAGGGCCGAAGATGATGGGACTTGGACTGGTGGCACGAGACAAAGGCCTCAGGAAGAAAG ATGAGCTTCCTCAAACTGTTACCATCAAGGAGGATTTGtctcctgctcctgctgataCCTCGGTCAAAGCAGAGCCTCTGGAGGctccagagaagaagagtgaagGAAGCACATCAAGCCCCGAGCCGCCTCCCCCCAGCCTCATAGTgaaaacagaagtgaaaaaagaagaagcggAGGAAGAGAATGGGAAAGAGAAACATGAGGAAGATGATAAAGATGGACCTTTTACCAAAATGACCATGAGGCTTAGACGCAACCTCAACAACCCACAGTGT GTGGATTCTTTTGTGTGTCGGATGTGCGGCCGGGGAGATGATGATGAGAAACTCTTGTTATGTGATGGCTGTGATGATAACTACCACACATACTGTCTACTGCCCCCGCTTACTGATCCTCCCAAAGGCAATTGGAGATGTCCAAAGTGTGTGGCAGAG GAGGTCAAGAAACCCTCAGAAGCGTTTGGCTTTGAGCAGGCCACACGAGAATACAGCCTGCAGAGTTTTGGGGAAATGGCGGACGCCTTCAAAGCAGATTACTTCAACATGCCTGTCCAT ATGGTTCCCACTGAGCTCGTGGAGAGAGAGTTCTGGAGGTTAGTGAGTAGTATCGAGGAAGACGTGACTGTTGAATACGGAGCCGACATTCACTCAAAAGAGTTTGGCAGCGGCTTCCCGATGGACAATGGCAAGAGGAAGCTCACAACGGAAGAGGAG gAATATGCCCGCAGTGGCTGGAACTTGAACGTGATGCCCGTGTTGGAGCAGTCTCTCCTGTGCCACATTAATGGAGACATCTCTGGGATGAAGGTGCCGTGGCTTTATGTGGGCATGGTGTTCTCAGCGTTCTGCTGGCACATCGAGGATCACTGGAGCTACTCCATCAACTACCTCCACTG GGGAGAACCCAAGACTTGGTATGGCGTTCCTTCTGTGGCCGCCGAGCGTCTTGAGGGGGTGATGAAGAAGCTGACACCGGAGCTGTTTGAGTGTCAACCTGACCTGCTGCACCAGCTGGTCACCATCATGAACCCCAATATCCTCATGTCTCACGGAGTACCG GTTGTGAGAACCAACCAGTGTGCTGGTGAGTTCGTCATCACCTTCCCCAGAGCTTATCACAGTGGCTTCAATCAGGGATATAATTTTGCTGAAGCTGTTAACTTCTGCACTGCGGACTGG CTGCCTGCTGGACGCTCCTGCATCGAGCACTACCGTCGTCTAAGGAGGTATTGTGTGTTCTCCCACGAGGAACTCACCTGTAAAATGGCCGCAAGCCCGGAGAAACTGGACCTCAACCTGGCTGCAGCTACACACCGGGAAATGTTTATCATAGTTCAAGAGGAGAGGAAGCTGCGGAAGGGTTTAAtggagagg GGCATTACTGAAGCAGAGCGTGAAGCTTTTGAGCTGCTTCCTGATGATGAGAGACAGTGTGATAAATGCAAGACAACAtgcttcctctctgctctggcCTGCTTAAACTGTCCCGAGCGACTTGTGTGTCTCTACCACACTCAGGATCTGTGCAACTGCCCCACTGAGAAACTCTACCTCAG GTACAGATATACCCTGGACGAGTTGTTAGCCATGTTACACCGATTAAAGGTCCGATCTGAGTCCTTTGATTCCTGGGCTAACAGAGTAAAAGAGGCTCTTGAGCAGGAAGAAGGAAATAAAATAG GAATTGATGATCTGGAGATGCTGAAGAAGGAAGCAGTAGAAAGAAAGTTTCCAGACAACGAACTCCTGCGAAAACTCAACACTGTTGTTAAAGACATCGAACGATGTCAGCAGACGAGTTCTGAACTCCTCAGTAACTCAAAGAGCAG tgAAAGTAAGATGACGTTGGCAGAGCTCAAATCTTTAGTAGAGACGATGCAAAACCTGCCCTGTGTGATCGACCAGTTGGAGGGAGTACAG GCGGTTCTGCAGACCGTGGAGGAATTCCAGAGTCGAGCTCAAGCGCTGGTCAGTGACAGAGACTGGAGGAGGGAGTCTCCACCAGCTGAGCAGTTGCAGACTCTGTTGGAGCAGGGGGCCAAGCTGCCTGTTGTGGTGCCGGAGTGTGATTTACTCCGGGGCCTAAAGGAGCAGGGCCATTGGCTGGAAGAGGTGAGGCGAACACTGGGCACTGAAGGAGGGGAGAGGCAGGAGGTGACGTTGGAGGTGCTGAGGAATCTGATGGAAGCAGGCTGTAACGTACCTCAGAGTGTTTCTGTGGAGACCGCCATggcagagctgcaggagctgctcaCGATCGCAGAACGATGGGAGGAGAAAGCACAGATCTGCCTCGAACAAAG GCAAAAGCACCCTCTCTCCACGCTGGAGGCCATAGTAAATGAGGCCCAGCTTATTCCAGTCAAGCTGCCCAACATTCAGGCTCTGCAGGGTTGTCTCACTCGAGCACGAGCCTGGGTGACAGACCTAGAGGAAATCCag AATGGGGAGCATTACCCATGCCTGGATGACCTGGAGGGCCTGGTGGCTATTGGACGGGACTTGCCCGTTTTCATGCAAGAGCTGAGACAGCTGGAGCTGCAGGTAGCCAGCGCTCACTCCTGGAGGGACAAGGCCACTAAGACCTTCCTGAAGAAGAGCAGTCCACACAGTCTGCTAGAG GTATTATGTCCGTGTgcaaaaaggagagagaggcaaGGTGAGACGCAGCAGTTGGATGATCCTTTAGATGATTCTGATACCAACACTTTGGGCCTCTCTGCTCACGACCTGAGGGACCCTGCAGCTATT GTGATGGCGTTCAAAGAAGGGGAGCACCAGGAGAAAGAGACACTACTGAGGTTACAGCAATCCAACATGTGTAAATCTGGATTTAAAACCGCAACTCGCAACGAGGACAAGGAGAACGGGAGGTGGGACGACGCCATGGAGACGGACAcatccagccaatcagagaacTCTGTAAAAGAGAACGGTAACAGTAACCACACCTGCACCAACCCTTCTCAgtcggtgtgtgtttgtggaggtCAGCCTCGTGCTCCTCAGCTGCGCTGCCATCTGTGTAAGGACTGGTTCCATGGCGGCTGCGTTCCTTTCCCCTCCCTGCTCCCCACCTCCGGACCACCAGTGAACCCCCTCTGCTGGTGGGACTGGGACTCACGTTTCTTGTGTCCGCAATGCCAGCGGTCGCGGCGTCCACGCCTGGAGACGATCCTGGCGTTGCTCGTGGCTCTGCAGAGGCTACCAGTGCGTCTGCCTGAAGGAGAAGCACTGCAGTGTCTCACAGAGAGGGCCATCACCTGGCAGGGCCGAGCCAAGGAGGCACTGGAGACACCTGAGCTGCAGGAGGCACTCGAGAGGCTGCAAGAACTCAAAGAAACTCTCCACTGTGACACagagaaaggggaggaggaagatttGGAAAAGGGGACAGAAGGGAGTTCAGTGATTGTTTTATCGGACTCCGATGGaggggaaggagaggaaggagtcATTGATCTGACTGAGGAGTCACCTAAGAAGAAGACCAAGGAAACCAATGGCACTCAG GTTGGCTGTAAAAATGGCATCagcaaaaagtcaaatgttaCAG GTGTGGGGTCTCTGATGCCCCTGCTGCCTCAGCTCAAAGGCCAGGTAGTGGAGCTTGTACCAGCCACCAGGGtcaaactggaggagctgcagctggAAGGAGATCTGCTGGAGGTGTCTCTGGACCAGACACTTCCCATCCACAGAGTCCTGCAAGCTGCTTCACTTCCATCCAGAGAATCTTTGCACACACTCATCCAG ATTGAGCTTGAAGAGCAGAGGCGAACCGGACGTGGTCGACCCAAGGACTCtaaaaggaagagaaagggCCACAGAAGCAGTGTTGGGGAGGGGGCAGGAGGGAGGTCACTGGATGCCTCAGAGTCAAAGAAAACCTGTCCTCTCAGCCACAGCCCCTTCCCTCACTTACCTGTCCAGACCCACCCAGAG aCAGATTTTGTGATGTAG